From Columba livia isolate bColLiv1 breed racing homer chromosome 32, bColLiv1.pat.W.v2, whole genome shotgun sequence, the proteins below share one genomic window:
- the RACK1 gene encoding small ribosomal subunit protein RACK1: protein MTEQMTLRGTLKGHNGWVTQIATTPQFPDMILSASRDKTIIMWKLTRDETNYGIPQRALRGHSHFVSDVVISSDGQFALSGSWDGTLRLWDLTTGTTTRRFVGHTKDVLSVAFSSDNRQIVSGSRDKTIKLWNTLGVCKYTVQDESHSEWVSCVRFSPNSSNPIIVSCGWDKLVKVWNLANCKLKTNHIGHTGYLNTVTVSPDGSLCASGGKDGQAMLWDLNEGKHLYTLDGGDVINALCFSPNRYWLCAATGPSIKIWDLEGKIIVDELKQEVISTSSKAEPPQCTSLAWSADGQTLFAGYTDNLVRVWQVTIGTR from the exons ATGACGGAGCAGATGACCCTGCGGGGGACCCTGAAGGGCCACAATGGCTGGGTGACCCAGATCGCCACCACCCCGCAGTTCCCGGACATGATTCTCTCCGCATCGCGGG aCAAAACCATCATCATGTGGAAGCTGACGCGGGACGAGACCAACTACGGGATCCCGCAGCGCGCTCTGCGCGGCCACTCGCACTTCGTTAGCGACGTCGTTATCTCCTCGGACGGGCAATTCGCCCTCTCGGGCTCCTGGGACGGGACTTTGCGCCTTTGGGACCTCACCAC CGGCACGACCACCCGGCGCTTCGTTGGCCACACCAAGGACGTGCTGAGCGTGGCCTTTTCCTCCGACAACCGCCAGATTGTCTCGGGCTCCCGTGATAAAACCATCAAGCTCTGGAACACTCTGGGCGTCTGCAAATACACGGTGCAG GATGAAAGTCACTCGGAATGGGTGTCGTGCGTGCGGTTCTCGCCCAACAGCAGCAACCCCATCATTGTGTCCTGCGGATGGGACAAGCTCGTTAAG gTGTGGAACTTGGCCAACTGCAAACTGAAGACCAACCACATCGGGCACACGGGGTATCTGAACACGGTCACCGTGTCCCCCGACGGCTCCCTCTGCGCATCAGGAGGGAAG GACGGGCAGGCCATGCTGTGGGACCTGAACGAGGGGAAGCACCTGTACACGCTGGACGGCGGGGACGTGATCAACGCGCTCTGCTTCAGCCCCAACCGCTACTGGCTCTGCGCCGCCACCGGGCCCAGCATCAAGATCTGG GACCTGGAGGGGAAGATCATCGTGGACGAGCTGAAGCAGGAGGTgatcagcaccagcagcaaagcCGAACCGCCCCAGTGCACCTCGCTGGCCTGGTCTGCGGACGGGCAG
- the LOC135576865 gene encoding DNA-directed RNA polymerase II subunit RPB1-like — protein sequence MSPQYPCNIPQCPPVSPQCPPVSPSVPTVSPSIPWCPTVSHNVPTVSPQCPPVSPSVPTVSPSIPWCPTVSHNVPTVSPQCPPVYLSVPTVSPSISWCPAVSHNVPPVSPSIPQCPPSVPQYPLVSHSIPQCPHSVPPVSPSVPTVSPSIPWCPPVSHNVPTVSPSVPQYPPSIPPVLPEYPPVPPQCPTVSHNVPTVSPSVPQYLPSIPQCPPMSSIISQCPSSILPVFPSIPRYPLVSPQYPPVSLQCSTMSPQYPCNIPQCPPSVPQYTPVSPQCPPVYPSVPPVSPSIPQCPHSVPQYPLVSHSIPQCPHSVPPVSPSVPQYPPSIPPVLPEYPTVSPQCPHSVPPVSPQCPLVSHSIPQCPHSVPPSVPQYTPVSPQCPPVSPGVPQYPTMSPQCHPVSPSVPQYPPSIPPVLPEYPPVSPNVPPSVLHYFPVSL from the coding sequence ATGTCCCCCCAGTATCCCTGCAATATTCcacagtgtcccccagtgtccccccagtgtcccccagtatcccccagtgtccccacagtgtcccccagtatcccctggtgtcccacagtatcccacaatgtccccacagtgtccccccaatgtcccccagtatcccccagtgtccccacagtgtcccccagtatcccctggtgtcccacagtatcccacaatgtccccacagtgtccccccagtgtcccccagtgtacctcagtgtccccacagtgtcccccaGTATCTCCTGGTGTCCCGCAGTATCCCACaatgtccccccagtgtcccccagtatacctcagtgtccccccagtgtcccccagtatcccctggtgtcccacagtatcccacaatgtccccacagtgtccccccagtgtcccccagtgtccccacagtgtcccccagtatcccctggtgtcccccagtatcccacaatgtccccacagtgtcacccagtgtcccccagtatcctcccagtatccccccagtgctccctgagtatcccccagtgcccccacagtgtcccacagtatcccacaatgtccccacagtgtcacccagtgtcccccagtatctccccagtatcccccagtgtcccccaatGTCCTCCATTATTTCCCAGTGTCCCTCTAGTATCCTCCCAGTATTCCCCAGTATCCCACGGTatcccctggtgtccccccagtatcccccagtaTCGCTACAGTGTTCCACAATGTCCCCCCAGTATCCCTGCAATATTCCacagtgtccccccagtgtcccccagtataccccagtgtccccccagtgtcccccagtataccccagtgtccccccagtgtcccccagtataccccagtgtccccacagtgtcccccagtatcccctggtgtcccacagtatcccacagtgtccccacagtgtccccccagtgtcacccagtgtcccccagtatcctcccagtatccccccagtgctccctgAGTATcccacagtgtccccacagtgtccccacagtgtccccccagtgtccccacagtgtcccctggtgtcccacagtatcccacaatgtccccacagtgtcccccccagtgtcccccagtataccccagtgtccccacagtgtcccccaGTATCCCCTGGTGTCCCGCAGTATCCCACGATGTCCCCAcagtgtcacccagtgtcacccagtgtcccccagtatcctcccagtatccccccagtgctccctgagtatcccccagtgtcccccaatgtcccccccagTGTCCTCCATTATTTCCCAGTGTCCCTCTAG